The Collimonas fungivorans Ter331 genome has a segment encoding these proteins:
- a CDS encoding TetR/AcrR family transcriptional regulator, giving the protein MAKRTPGSSSEIMRKLPTQERAQRTIETIFETTAQILESEGPAGLTTNKVAEKAGFSIGTLYQYFPSKEAILTALIARERRRVMDELDALMESAENQVGQLEPKSFLRQFIRINIEGLGSGRSAKRAMVRFAWQHDHHEDITQALRETAERIAISMQRIHHPKLRPPTPAMMFVVTRAVIGAIRSASLEKSPLLGSIEFEDELVRLAWGMLSEQDDA; this is encoded by the coding sequence ATGGCCAAGCGCACTCCCGGTTCTTCCTCTGAAATAATGCGAAAATTGCCCACCCAGGAGCGGGCGCAGCGCACCATCGAGACCATTTTTGAAACCACTGCTCAGATTCTGGAAAGCGAAGGTCCGGCCGGGCTGACCACCAATAAAGTGGCGGAAAAGGCCGGTTTCTCGATCGGCACCCTGTACCAGTACTTCCCCAGCAAGGAAGCGATACTGACCGCCTTGATCGCGCGCGAGCGGCGGCGCGTGATGGATGAGCTGGATGCATTGATGGAAAGCGCCGAAAACCAGGTCGGCCAGCTCGAGCCGAAGAGTTTCCTGCGCCAGTTCATCCGCATCAATATCGAAGGCCTGGGCAGCGGCCGCAGCGCCAAGCGGGCAATGGTCCGCTTCGCCTGGCAGCACGATCATCACGAAGACATTACCCAGGCCTTGCGCGAGACGGCGGAACGGATCGCCATCAGCATGCAAAGGATCCACCACCCCAAGCTGCGGCCGCCGACGCCGGCCATGATGTTCGTGGTGACGCGCGCCGTGATCGGCGCCATCCGCAGCGCATCGCTGGAAAAATCGCCGCTGCTGGGCAGCATCGAATTTGAAGACGAGCTGGTGCGGCTGGCCTGGGGCATGCTGTCTGAGCAGGACGATGCCTGA
- a CDS encoding nuclear transport factor 2 family protein encodes MRNLICNLPRPGKVLLAILAAATLTASAQSAPPVAAQASAARLTPLEVVQAYVAAANRNDLDAFIALYAPDIAKYKFPATLASQGREHMREVYARSFAQKRGLHVEVVSMVALGDKVVSRDHVTGLPDGKSADELTVYQVENGLITNIVYLGQEEHAAPPAKN; translated from the coding sequence ATGCGTAACCTCATTTGCAACCTGCCGCGCCCGGGCAAGGTGCTGCTGGCGATCCTGGCGGCAGCAACGCTGACGGCGTCCGCCCAGTCCGCGCCGCCAGTTGCGGCCCAGGCGAGCGCTGCCAGACTGACGCCGCTGGAAGTGGTGCAGGCTTACGTCGCCGCTGCCAACCGCAACGACCTCGATGCCTTCATCGCGCTCTACGCGCCGGACATCGCCAAATACAAATTTCCCGCGACCCTTGCCTCGCAGGGGCGGGAACACATGCGTGAAGTGTATGCCCGTTCTTTCGCGCAAAAACGCGGCCTCCATGTTGAAGTGGTGAGCATGGTTGCGCTGGGCGACAAGGTGGTTTCGCGCGATCATGTCACCGGCCTGCCAGACGGCAAGAGCGCAGACGAGCTGACCGTCTACCAGGTCGAGAACGGCCTCATCACGAACATCGTCTATCTCGGCCAGGAAGAGCATGCTGCTCCGCCAGCCAAAAACTGA
- the mnmH gene encoding tRNA 2-selenouridine(34) synthase MnmH, protein MKYPALLSFQEVLPRLKQFDAVIDARSPSEFAEDHIPGAINCPVLDDAQRAQVGTMYKQVNTFEAKKLGAVLVARNIACHIETLFLDKPREWMPLVYCWRGGNRSGAMAHIMAKIGWPVAQLDGGYQSYRRHVNASLAELPLRFGFKVICGPTGSGKSRLLQVLAQQGAQVLDLEQMAAHRGSVLGNLPSELQPSQKTFESRLWDTLQGFDPRYPVFVESESKKVGNLRVPEVLMESMRNSPCYAVALSRPDRVRLLLEDYVHFIADPALLNTQLACLAYVHGRDKVAFWQQLSLSGRIEELVDELLLKHYDPAYAQSIKRNFDQFSEAQVIDLPDISDAAFARVAQQLHQEK, encoded by the coding sequence ATGAAATACCCGGCATTGCTGTCCTTTCAAGAAGTCCTTCCCCGGCTCAAGCAGTTCGACGCTGTCATCGACGCCCGCAGCCCGTCGGAATTTGCCGAAGACCATATTCCCGGCGCTATCAATTGTCCGGTGCTGGACGATGCGCAAAGAGCGCAGGTCGGCACCATGTACAAGCAGGTCAATACTTTCGAGGCAAAAAAGCTGGGCGCGGTGCTGGTCGCCCGTAATATCGCCTGCCATATCGAAACCCTGTTCCTGGACAAGCCGCGCGAATGGATGCCCTTGGTTTACTGTTGGCGCGGCGGCAACCGCAGCGGCGCCATGGCGCACATCATGGCAAAAATCGGCTGGCCGGTGGCGCAGCTGGACGGCGGCTACCAGTCGTATCGCAGGCATGTCAACGCCAGCCTGGCCGAGCTGCCGCTGCGCTTCGGCTTCAAGGTGATTTGCGGCCCTACCGGCAGCGGCAAGAGCCGCCTGCTGCAAGTGCTGGCGCAGCAGGGCGCGCAAGTGCTGGACCTGGAACAGATGGCGGCGCACCGCGGTTCGGTGCTGGGCAACCTGCCGAGCGAACTGCAGCCCTCGCAAAAAACTTTCGAGAGCCGGTTGTGGGACACGCTGCAGGGTTTCGATCCGCGCTATCCAGTGTTCGTCGAATCCGAGAGCAAGAAAGTCGGCAACCTGCGGGTGCCGGAGGTGCTGATGGAATCCATGCGCAACTCGCCGTGTTATGCGGTGGCGCTGTCGCGTCCGGACCGGGTGCGGCTGCTGCTGGAAGACTATGTGCATTTCATCGCCGATCCCGCCTTGCTGAATACCCAGCTGGCTTGCCTGGCCTACGTCCATGGCCGCGACAAGGTCGCTTTCTGGCAGCAGCTGAGTTTGTCGGGACGGATCGAGGAACTGGTCGATGAGCTGTTGCTGAAACACTATGACCCGGCTTATGCGCAGTCGATCAAGAGGAATTTCGATCAGTTTTCCGAGGCGCAGGTCATCGATCTGCCGGATATTTCGGACGCCGCCTTTGCCCGCGTGGCGCAACAGCTGCATCAAGAGAAATAA
- the selD gene encoding selenide, water dikinase SelD produces MPDLAESTIRLTSFSHGGGCGCKIAPGVLAEILKGSHGFPVPKELMVGIETADDAAVYKLNDEQALIATTDFFMPIVDDPYDFGRIAATNAISDVYAMGGTPIMALALVGMPIDKLPLEVIASILKGGESICAEAGIPIAGGHTIDSVEPIYGLVVLGLVHPSKVKRNAGARAGDKLILGKPVGVGILSAALKKGALDAAGYAALISNTTKLNKPGRLLSELAGVNALTDVTGFGLLGHMLELARGAKLSARLEMGAIPLLPQVQQLAEQGYITGASGRNWNGYAKDVTLADSITPVQRSLLTDPQTSGGLLVSCDPAAAEQVLELFRREGFADAAVIGEMTAGSGVQVV; encoded by the coding sequence ATGCCCGATCTCGCTGAATCCACTATCCGACTGACTTCGTTTTCGCACGGCGGCGGCTGCGGCTGCAAGATCGCGCCGGGCGTGCTGGCGGAAATCCTCAAGGGCTCGCACGGATTCCCGGTGCCGAAAGAATTGATGGTAGGGATTGAAACCGCCGACGACGCCGCCGTCTACAAACTCAACGACGAACAGGCGCTGATCGCGACCACCGATTTTTTCATGCCCATCGTCGACGACCCTTACGACTTCGGCCGCATCGCCGCCACCAACGCCATCTCGGACGTGTACGCCATGGGCGGCACGCCGATCATGGCGCTGGCCCTGGTCGGCATGCCTATCGACAAGCTGCCGCTGGAAGTCATCGCCAGCATCCTGAAAGGCGGCGAGTCGATCTGCGCCGAAGCCGGCATCCCGATCGCCGGCGGCCATACCATCGATTCGGTCGAGCCGATCTACGGCCTGGTGGTGCTGGGCCTGGTCCATCCATCCAAGGTCAAGCGCAACGCCGGCGCCAGAGCGGGCGACAAGCTCATCCTGGGCAAGCCGGTCGGTGTCGGCATTTTGTCCGCCGCCTTGAAAAAGGGCGCGCTGGACGCTGCCGGTTATGCCGCGCTGATCAGCAACACGACCAAGCTGAACAAGCCGGGCCGCCTGCTGTCGGAACTGGCCGGGGTTAACGCCTTGACCGACGTCACCGGTTTCGGCTTGCTGGGGCATATGCTGGAACTGGCGCGCGGCGCCAAGCTGTCGGCGCGGCTCGAGATGGGAGCTATCCCCTTGCTGCCGCAAGTGCAGCAATTGGCCGAACAGGGATATATCACCGGCGCTTCAGGGCGCAACTGGAACGGCTACGCCAAGGATGTGACCTTGGCCGACAGCATCACGCCGGTGCAGCGCAGCCTGTTGACCGACCCGCAAACCTCGGGCGGCTTGCTGGTTTCCTGCGATCCTGCCGCGGCGGAACAGGTGCTGGAACTGTTCCGCCGCGAAGGGTTTGCCGATGCTGCCGTCATCGGCGAAATGACAGCCGGCAGCGGCGTGCAAGTCGTGTAA
- a CDS encoding PepSY-associated TM helix domain-containing protein, with translation MQTIQQNAPDETSSVSSRNYRILWRWHFYAGLFVMPFLIVLAITGTIYVFKPQIESALYNDKLSVSASSQARLGYDKLLGIAAGALPPDAKPSSIAVSQDPQRSTEAVFRLASGDSTSVYLNPYTGQVLGTLSVEHRLMKQVRQIHRDLLLGKWGGWLMELAACWTLVMVGTGIALWWPRKQFSVWGTLLPRLSLRGRAVWRELHLVVGIWVSIGAVFFIMSGLPWSSFWGKNFQAVVTWAAPPKAAAKETHVHDADAHAAMAGMPGMKMQDLPLANVPWAVGATMVPMSHDLPQQRLAIDQVVAIAARNGMQTYQLVLPGKSSDVFTASYAPGAGEFVRSDLDQQRTLHIDQYSGKIMKDMRFSEYNPVSKLVSLGVALHMGEYFGLANQLICAAISLTLLGMAATGFIMWWKRRPQHSIGAPKRVLQPPPSIARWKGYMALLGIIFPLMGATMIAVWLGDTLFFKKRA, from the coding sequence GTCTTCAAGCCGCAGATAGAAAGCGCTCTGTACAACGACAAGCTGTCCGTATCCGCCAGCAGCCAGGCCCGGCTGGGTTACGACAAGCTGCTCGGCATCGCCGCCGGCGCGCTGCCGCCGGATGCCAAGCCAAGCTCGATAGCCGTCAGCCAGGACCCGCAGCGCAGCACCGAAGCGGTATTCCGCCTGGCTTCCGGCGACAGCACCAGCGTCTACCTCAATCCCTACACGGGCCAGGTGCTGGGCACGCTGAGCGTCGAACACCGGCTGATGAAACAGGTGCGGCAAATCCACCGCGACCTGCTGCTCGGAAAATGGGGCGGCTGGCTGATGGAACTGGCGGCCTGCTGGACCCTGGTCATGGTCGGCACCGGCATCGCCCTGTGGTGGCCGCGCAAGCAGTTTTCGGTATGGGGCACCTTGCTGCCGCGCCTCAGCCTGCGCGGCCGGGCGGTCTGGCGCGAGCTGCACCTGGTGGTCGGCATCTGGGTCTCGATAGGCGCGGTGTTCTTCATCATGAGCGGCTTGCCGTGGTCCAGTTTCTGGGGCAAGAACTTCCAGGCGGTGGTTACCTGGGCCGCGCCGCCAAAAGCGGCAGCGAAGGAAACCCATGTCCATGATGCAGACGCGCACGCTGCGATGGCAGGCATGCCTGGCATGAAAATGCAGGACCTGCCATTGGCCAACGTCCCGTGGGCAGTCGGCGCCACCATGGTGCCGATGTCACACGACTTGCCGCAACAGCGCCTGGCCATCGACCAGGTGGTAGCGATCGCCGCACGTAACGGCATGCAAACCTACCAGCTGGTCCTGCCCGGCAAGAGCTCCGATGTATTCACCGCTTCGTATGCGCCCGGCGCGGGGGAATTCGTCCGTTCCGACCTGGACCAGCAGCGCACGCTGCACATCGACCAGTACAGCGGCAAGATCATGAAGGACATGCGTTTTTCCGAGTACAACCCGGTCTCCAAGCTGGTTTCGCTCGGCGTTGCCTTGCATATGGGAGAGTATTTCGGCCTCGCCAACCAGCTGATCTGCGCCGCCATTTCATTGACGCTGCTGGGCATGGCCGCCACCGGATTCATCATGTGGTGGAAGCGCCGTCCACAACATTCGATCGGCGCGCCAAAACGCGTGCTGCAGCCGCCGCCGTCGATCGCGCGCTGGAAAGGCTATATGGCGCTGCTCGGCATCATCTTCCCGTTGATGGGAGCGACGATGATTGCCGTCTGGCTTGGCGACACTCTGTTTTTCAAGAAACGCGCTTAG